In Arachis stenosperma cultivar V10309 chromosome 1, arast.V10309.gnm1.PFL2, whole genome shotgun sequence, one DNA window encodes the following:
- the LOC130979678 gene encoding uncharacterized protein LOC130979678: MASDESFLVLVHHRGSIKRKTRSGVKFTDKDPLCIIMRPTTTYDALVSSVLEKLGLEGVKRVKKFFYRIPTAVLHDTVKFDCSTIGSDEDLQVMFLCRRQFPEVRTPELLAKLVDVVSSSGGSNWNANTIAAVAGSSSRPVVASSSVPVYEPPMQPVASPSFAVDLSGNVGDKVRYGEHLPTEVHCPTPAGVGDGLFDDPDDDDVEPDMIADESGDDLGTTGPRRATGGSSSGTQQYPPHFSALDLDAMRQDENAVQASGFGARDTEGSAGMTEFQVGQQFQDKDEALLSVKTYSIRRGVQYKVVESDYRKYVGKCSEFGNGCTWLIRLSLRQRKGIWEVKRYNGPHTCLATSISSDHRSLDYHVIATFIMPMVRADAAVNIKLLQNATAVYFGFRPTYRRVWMAKQKAVAVIYGDLDESYNELPRWVLGVQLTMPGTVAVLRTCPVRVGGQLDESQAFRHCKPLVSIDGTHLYGKYGGTLLVAIAQDGNSNILPVAFALVEGENAESWSFFLSHLREHVTPQPGLLVISDRHNGIKAALEAPDGGWLPPAAYRAFCIRHVAANFALTFKGKDARRLLVNAAYAKTEVEFDCWFDILRSENPAMCDWANRIEYSLWTQYCDEGRRFGHMTTNISECVNSILKGGGRGLDGYWTTIQSIPSKVYRGQPEDSQVLHGDCFRQVHSHLMGFTPPIPEGFWPPYAGPTVIPDPNMRHAREGHPRSTRIRTNMDDADPNRPKRCGLCRQPGHTRRSCPQAAGPSGTAGN; encoded by the exons ATGGCTAGTGATGAGAGTTTCCTAGTGCTGGTACATCACAGAGGGTCGATTAAGAGAAAAACTCGGTCCGGCGTGAAGTTCACTGATAAGGATCCCCTATGTATTATCATGAGGCCAACAACCACCTACGATGCTCTTGTTAGCTCTGTGCTGGAGAAGCTTGGTCTCGAAGGAGTTAAAAGGGTTAAGAAGTTTTTTTATCGCATTCCAACAGCGGTGCTCCATGATACCGTGAAGTTTGATTGTTCCACGATCGGGAGTGATGAGGACTTGCAGGTTATGTTTCTTTGTCGTAGGCAGTTTCCCGAGGTAAGGACACCAGAGTTGTTGGCAAAGTTGGTTGATGTGGTATCTAGCTCGGGTGGTTCGAACTGGAACGCCAATACTATAGCCGCAGTTGCCGGCTCGAGCTCGAGACCTGTGGTTGCATCATCCTCTGTTCCTGTGTATGAGCCACCGATGCAGCCTGTTGCCTCCCCTTCGTTTGCCGTGGATCTGAGCGGCAATGTTGGAGACAAGGTTCGATATGGGGAACATCTTCCCACCGAAGTGCATTGTCCTACACCGGCTGGTGTTGGTGATGGTTTGTTTGATGATCCAGATGACGATGACGTCGAGCCGGATATGATCGCTGATGAAAGCGGCGATGATCTTGGAACTACTGGTCCGAGAAGGGCTACAGGTGGATCTAGTTCTGGCACACAGCAGTATCCACCCCATTTTTCCGCGTTGGACCTGGATGCCATGCGGCAGGACGAAAATGCTGTGCAGGCCTCTGGATTTGGGGCTAGAGATACCGAGGGGTCTGCCGGTATGACCGAGTTCCAGGTTGGCCAACAATTTCAGGATAAAGATGAGGCGTTGTTGAGTGTGAAGACGTACAGCATCCGCCGAGGGGTCCAGTACAAGGTCGTTGAGTCAGACTACCGCAAGTATGTGGGAAAGTGTTCTGAATTTGGGAATGGGTGCACATGGCTAATTCGGTTGAGTCTCCGACAGCGGAAGGGTATCTGGGAAGTGAAGCGGTACAACGGACCACATACATGTCTCGCCACTTCCATCTCCAGCGACCATAGGAGTCTGGACTACCATGTGATAGCAACATTCATTATGCCGATGGTTAGGGCTGATGCCGCTGTCAACATCAAGTTGCTTCAAAATGCCACGGCCGTATACTTTGGGTTCAGACCAACGTACAGGAGGGTATGGATGGCGAAGCAGAAGGCCGTTGCCGTCATATATGGGGACTTGGACGAGTCGTACAACGAGCTCCCTAGGTGGGTTTTAGGAGTTCAGCTGACGATGCCTGGCACAGTAGCCGTCCTCAGGACTTGCCCTGTTCGAGTTGGGGGACAGCTTGACGAGTCTCAG GCATTCCGTCATTGCAAGCCGTTGGTGAGTATTGACGGCACCCATCTATATGGGAAGTATGGTGGAACGTTGCTAGTCGCGATTGCACAGGATGGAAACTCCAACATACTCCCCGTGGCATTTGCACTAGTTGAGGGTGAGAATGCAGAGTCAtggtctttctttctttcccacCTCCGTGAGCACGTGACACCTCAGCCGGGTCTGTTAGttatttcagataggcataacGGCATCAAGGCAGCCCTCGAGGCTCCGGATGGGGGATGGCTACCCCCGGCTGCATACCGGGCGTTCTGCATTCGACATGTTGCAGCGAATTTTGCCCTGACGTTCAAGGGAAAAGATGCCCGGAGGCTTCTTGTTAACGCCGCATATGCGAAGACTGAAGTGGAGTTCGACTGCTGGTTTGACATTCTGCGCTCTGAGAATCCGGCAATGTGTGACTGGGCGAACCGAATTGAGTATTCGTTGTGGACACAGTACTGTGATGAGGGTCGGAGATTCGGGCACATGACGACCAATATTTCGGAGTGTGTCAACTCAATCCTGAAGGGG GGAGGCCGAGGCTTAGATGGGTACTGGACAACAATTCAGTCAATACCTAGTAAAGTGTATCGAGGCCAACCTGAAGACAGCCAGGTGCTTCACGGTGACTGCTTCCGACAGGTTCATTCTCACTTG ATGGGATTTACACCTCCCATTCCGGAGGGTTTCTGGCCACCTTATGCCGGGCCTACCGTTATACCGGATCCGAATATGAGGCATGCGAGGGAAGGTCATCCTAGGTCCACACGAATTCGCACTAACATGGATGATGCAGATCCGAACCGCCCAAAGAGATGTGGCCTCTGCAGGCAGCCAGGACACACCCGTCGTAGTTGTCCACAAGCCGCAGGCCCCAGCGGGACTGCTGGGAATTAA